From Halalkalicoccus subterraneus, a single genomic window includes:
- a CDS encoding metal-dependent transcriptional regulator codes for MNTADQYLKAIYVVQRAEDGPAATGALAERLEVSPASVNEMIGKLADRGLVDHEKYKGTSLTDEGIVRARNALQTYCIIERFLANVLEVEEFRTEARELESVIDETVGDRLDTIIDRRSDCPDCFDPESDACEYLEFCIEEPAD; via the coding sequence GTGAACACGGCAGATCAGTATCTCAAGGCGATCTACGTCGTTCAGCGTGCGGAGGACGGCCCGGCGGCAACCGGTGCGCTCGCCGAGCGCCTCGAAGTCAGCCCAGCGAGCGTCAACGAGATGATCGGCAAGCTCGCCGACCGCGGGCTGGTCGACCACGAGAAGTACAAGGGCACCTCCCTGACCGACGAGGGGATCGTCAGGGCGCGAAACGCGCTGCAGACGTACTGCATTATCGAGCGCTTCCTGGCGAACGTCCTCGAAGTCGAGGAGTTCCGCACGGAGGCCCGCGAACTCGAGAGCGTTATCGACGAAACCGTCGGCGACCGGCTCGATACGATCATCGACCGCCGGTCGGACTGTCCCGACTGCTTCGATCCCGAGAGCGACGCCTGTGAGTACCTCGAGTTCTGTATCGAGGAGCCGGCGGACTGA
- a CDS encoding ferritin family protein, with the protein MSLATRVGSDRQLARLLQIGVVLEEVVEARAYHHHQSLSTDEQAELDDRIEHLLEHAAEESAEHRSRLEELIDELDAESVAFEEIEALVDGQYGQTKPDDFDGILYDQLHSEETAYKFYDDLIEAIEGSDATFDIDRKRLLATLRAIRAEEEEGVRDVTEIMEERE; encoded by the coding sequence ATGAGCCTCGCGACCCGCGTCGGCTCGGACCGACAGCTCGCACGCCTGCTCCAGATCGGCGTCGTCCTGGAGGAGGTCGTCGAGGCCCGCGCCTATCACCACCACCAGTCGCTGTCGACCGACGAGCAGGCGGAACTCGACGACAGGATCGAACACTTGCTCGAACACGCCGCCGAGGAGTCGGCCGAGCATCGGAGCCGTCTCGAGGAGTTGATCGACGAGCTCGACGCCGAAAGCGTCGCCTTCGAGGAGATCGAAGCGCTGGTCGACGGCCAGTACGGTCAGACAAAACCCGACGACTTCGACGGCATCCTCTACGACCAACTGCACAGCGAGGAGACCGCATATAAGTTCTACGACGATCTCATCGAAGCGATCGAGGGGAGCGACGCGACGTTCGATATCGATCGAAAACGCCTCCTGGCGACGCTTCGAGCGATCCGTGCCGAGGAAGAGGAGGGAGTCCGAGACGTCACCGAGATCATGGAGGAACGCGAATGA